A genomic segment from Castor canadensis chromosome 1, mCasCan1.hap1v2, whole genome shotgun sequence encodes:
- the Fam180b gene encoding protein FAM180B, whose product MWCSMTRTLQLLVCLVVAICLLPRVTTTQHHAGQPIDSASVGGGLKEPEAPEVMLELLWAGLELDIMGQLHIQDEELASTRPGRRLRLLLQHHVPSDLEGTEHRLQQLQDLRKGPPLSPWDFEHLLLTGLSCIYRLHAASEAEERVRWAQVFALLAQETLWDLCKGFCPQGQLPSLGPWVSILDPFP is encoded by the exons ATGTGGTGCAGCATGACGAGGACACTGCAGTTGCTGGTTTGTCTGGTGGTAGCCATTTGCCTCCTCCCTCGGGTGACTACCACCCAGCACCATGCAG GGCAGCCCATCGACAGCGCCAGCGTGGGAGGTGGCCTGAAGGAGCCAGAAGCCCCAGAAGTGATGTTAGAG CTGCTGTGGGCTGGGCTGGAGCTGGACATCATGGGGCAGCTGCACATCCAGGATGAGGAATTAGCATCCACACGTCCAGGCCGCCGACTCAGGCTCCTTCTGCAGCACCACGTGCCCAGTGACTTGGAAGGTACTGAGCATAGGCTGCAGCAGCTACAGGACCTGCGGAAAGGGCCTCCTCTTAGCCCTTGGGACTTTGAACATCTGCTCCTTACTGGCCTGTCCTGCATCTACCGGCTCCATGCAGCTAGTGAGGCTGAGGAGAGGGTTCGTTGGGCCCAAGTCTTTGCTCTCCTGGCGCAGGAAACACTCTGGGACCTGTGCAAGGGTTTCTGCCCCCAGGGCCAACTCCCTTCACTAGGACCCTGGGTCTCCATTCTTGACCCCTTCCCCTAA
- the Ndufs3 gene encoding NADH dehydrogenase [ubiquinone] iron-sulfur protein 3, mitochondrial — protein sequence MAAAAAKVWCRGLVGAAALARGAGRPSVLPSVLLQRVRRESAAADTRPTVRPQNVVAHKQLSAFGEYLAEILPKYIQQVQVTCFNELEICIHPDGVIPVLTFLRDHTNAQFKSLADLTAVDIPTRQNRFEIVYNLLSLRFNSRIRVKTYTDELTPIESSVSVFKAANWYEREIWDMFGVFFVNHPDLRRILTDYGFEGHPFRKDFPLSGYVELRYDDEVKRVVAEPVELAQEFRKFDLNSPWEAFPAYRQPPESLKLEAGDKKPEAK from the exons ATGGCGGCTGCGGCGGCCAAGGTTTGGTGTCGCGGGCTCGTGGGAGCCGCAGCTTTGGCCAGGG GGGCTGGGCGACCTTCGGTGCTACCCTCGGTGCTACTGCAGCGGGTGAGGAGGGAGAGCGCGGCGGCCGACACACGCC ccacTGTCAGACCACAGAATGTTGTGGCTCACAAGCAGCTCTCAGCTTTTGGAGAGTATTTGGCTGAAATCCTGCCCAAGTATATCCAACAAGTTCAG GTGACCTGCTTCAATGAGTTAGAGATCTGTATCCATCCTGATGGAGTCATCCCAGTGCTGACTTTCCTCAGGGATCATACCAATGCACAATTCAAATCCTTGGCTGACttgacagcagtggacattccaaCTCGGCAGAACCGTTTTGAG ATTGTCTACAACCTGCTGTCTTTGCGCTTCAACTCCCGAATTCGTGTGAAGACCTATACAGATGAGCTGACGCCCATTGAATCCTCGGTCTCTGTGTTCAAGGCAGCCAACTGGTATGAGAGGGAG ATATGGGACATGTTTGGAGTCTTCTTTGTTAACCACCCTGATCTAAGAAGGATCTTAACAGATTATGGCTTCGAGGGACATCCTTTCCGGAAAGACTTCCCACTATCTGGCTATGTCGAG TTACGCTATGACGATGAGGTAAAGCGGGTGGTGGCTGAGCCTGTGGAGTTAGCCCAAGAGTTCCGCAAGTTTGATCTGAACAGCCCCTGGGAGGCTTTCCCTGCCTATCGTCAGCCCCCTGAGAGTCTCAAGCTTGAAGCCGGAGACAAGAAGCCTGAAGCCAAGTAG
- the Kbtbd4 gene encoding kelch repeat and BTB domain-containing protein 4 isoform X2, translating into MKGGNADSWQREKLTTMESPEEPGASMDENYFVNYTFKDRSHSGRVAQGIMKLCLEEELFADVTISVEGREFQLHRLVLSAQSCFFRSMFTSNLKEAHNRVIVLQDVSESVFQLLVDYIYHGTVKLRADELQEIYEVSDMYQLTSLFEECSRFLARTVQVGNCLQVMWLADRHSDPELYTAAKHCAKTHLAQLQSTEEFLHLPHHLLTDIISDGVPCSQNPTEAIEAWINFNKEEREAFAESLRTNLKEIGENVHIYLIGKESSRTHSLAVSLHCAEDDSISVSGQNSLCHQITAACKHGGDLYVVGGSIPRRMWKCNNATVDWEWCAPLPRDRLQHTLVSVPGKDAIYSLGGKTLQDTLSNAVIYYRVGDNVWTETTQLEVAVSGAAGANLNGIIYLLGGEENDLDFFTKPSRLIQCFDTETDKCHVKPYVLPFAGRMHAAVHKDLVFIVAEGDSLVCYNPLLDSFTRLCLPEAWSSAPSLWKIASCNGSIYVFRDRYKKGDANTYKLDPATSAVTVTRGIKVLLTNLQFVLA; encoded by the exons ATGAAAGGAGGGAACGCAG ACAGCTGGCAGAGAGAGAAGTTGACTACTATGGAATCACCAGAGGAGCCTGGAGCATCCATGGATGAGAACTACTTTGTGAACTACACTTTCAAAGATCGGTCCCACTCAGGCCGAGTAGCTCAGGGCATCATGAAACTGTGTCTAGAGGAGGAGCTCTTTGCTGATGTAACCATATCAGTGGAAGGCCGGGAGTTTCAGCTTCACCGGCTGGTGCTCTCAGCTCAGAGCTGCTTCTTCCGGTCCATGTTCACTTCAAACCTGAAGGAGGCCCACAACAGGGTGATTGTGCTTCAGGATGTCAGTGAGTCTGTTTTCCAGCTCCTGGTTGATTATATCTACCATGGGACTGTGAAACTTCGAGCTGATGAGCTGCAGGAAATTTATGAAGTGTCAGACATGTATCAGCTGACATCTCTCTTTGAGGAATGTTCTCGGTTTTTGGCTCGCACAGTACAAGTGGGAAACTGCCTTCAGGTGATGTGGCTGGCAGACAGACACAGTGATCCTGAGCTTTACACTGCTGCCAAGCACTGTGCCAAGACCCATCTGGCCCAGCTGCAGAGCACAGAGGAATTTCTCCACTTGCCCCACCACCTGCTCACCGACATCATCTCTG ATGGAGTTCCATGTTCCCAAAACCCCACAGAAGCAATAGAAGCTTGGATCaattttaataaagaagaaagagaggcttTTGCAGAGTCACTCAGGACTAACCTGAAG GAAATTGGAGAGAATGTGCACATTTACCTTATTGGGAAAGAGTCATCTCGTACCCACTCATTGGCTGTGTCCTTGCACTGTGCAGAAGATGACTCCATCAGTGTAAGTGGCCAAAACAGCTTGTGCCACCAGATCACTGCCGCCTGCAAGCATGGTGGAGACTTGTATGTGGTGGGAGGGTCCATTCCACGGCGCATGTGGAAGTGCAATAATGCCACCGTTGACTGGGAGTGGTGTGCACCTTTGCCCCGGGATAGGCTGCAGCACACCTTGGTGTCTGTGCCTGGGAAAGATGCCATATATTCACTGGGTGGCAAGACACTGCAGGATACCCTCTCCAATGCAGTCATCTATTATCGGGTAGGTGATAATGTGTGGACAGAGACAACCCAGCTAGAGGTGGCTGTATCAGGGGCCGCTGGTGCCAACCTCAATGGAATCATCTACCTACTGGGGGGTGAGGAGAATGACCTGGACTTCTTTACTAAACCTTCCCGACTTATCCAGTGTTTTGACACAGAGACAGATAAGTGCCATGTGAAGCCCTATGTGCTGCCCTTTGCAGGCCGCATGCACGCAGCTGTACATAAGGATCTCGTATTCATTGTAGCTGAAGGGGACTCCCTGGTGTGCTATAATCCCCTGTTAGACAGCTTCACCAGGCTTTGCCTTCCCGAGGCCTGGAGCTCTGCCCCATCCCTCTGGAAGATCGCCAGCTGTAACGGGAGCATCTATGTCTTCCGGGACCGGTATAAGAAGGGGGATGCTAACACCTACAAGCTCGACCCTGCCACTTCAGCTGTGACTGTTACAAGAGGCATTAAGGTGCTGCTTACCAATTTGCAGTTCGTTTTGGCCTAA
- the Kbtbd4 gene encoding kelch repeat and BTB domain-containing protein 4 isoform X3: MESPEEPGASMDENYFVNYTFKDRSHSGRVAQGIMKLCLEEELFADVTISVEGREFQLHRLVLSAQSCFFRSMFTSNLKEAHNRVIVLQDVSESVFQLLVDYIYHGTVKLRADELQEIYEVSDMYQLTSLFEECSRFLARTVQVGNCLQVMWLADRHSDPELYTAAKHCAKTHLAQLQSTEEFLHLPHHLLTDIISDGVPCSQNPTEAIEAWINFNKEEREAFAESLRTNLKEIGENVHIYLIGKESSRTHSLAVSLHCAEDDSISVSGQNSLCHQITAACKHGGDLYVVGGSIPRRMWKCNNATVDWEWCAPLPRDRLQHTLVSVPGKDAIYSLGGKTLQDTLSNAVIYYRVGDNVWTETTQLEVAVSGAAGANLNGIIYLLGGEENDLDFFTKPSRLIQCFDTETDKCHVKPYVLPFAGRMHAAVHKDLVFIVAEGDSLVCYNPLLDSFTRLCLPEAWSSAPSLWKIASCNGSIYVFRDRYKKGDANTYKLDPATSAVTVTRGIKVLLTNLQFVLA; encoded by the exons ATGGAATCACCAGAGGAGCCTGGAGCATCCATGGATGAGAACTACTTTGTGAACTACACTTTCAAAGATCGGTCCCACTCAGGCCGAGTAGCTCAGGGCATCATGAAACTGTGTCTAGAGGAGGAGCTCTTTGCTGATGTAACCATATCAGTGGAAGGCCGGGAGTTTCAGCTTCACCGGCTGGTGCTCTCAGCTCAGAGCTGCTTCTTCCGGTCCATGTTCACTTCAAACCTGAAGGAGGCCCACAACAGGGTGATTGTGCTTCAGGATGTCAGTGAGTCTGTTTTCCAGCTCCTGGTTGATTATATCTACCATGGGACTGTGAAACTTCGAGCTGATGAGCTGCAGGAAATTTATGAAGTGTCAGACATGTATCAGCTGACATCTCTCTTTGAGGAATGTTCTCGGTTTTTGGCTCGCACAGTACAAGTGGGAAACTGCCTTCAGGTGATGTGGCTGGCAGACAGACACAGTGATCCTGAGCTTTACACTGCTGCCAAGCACTGTGCCAAGACCCATCTGGCCCAGCTGCAGAGCACAGAGGAATTTCTCCACTTGCCCCACCACCTGCTCACCGACATCATCTCTG ATGGAGTTCCATGTTCCCAAAACCCCACAGAAGCAATAGAAGCTTGGATCaattttaataaagaagaaagagaggcttTTGCAGAGTCACTCAGGACTAACCTGAAG GAAATTGGAGAGAATGTGCACATTTACCTTATTGGGAAAGAGTCATCTCGTACCCACTCATTGGCTGTGTCCTTGCACTGTGCAGAAGATGACTCCATCAGTGTAAGTGGCCAAAACAGCTTGTGCCACCAGATCACTGCCGCCTGCAAGCATGGTGGAGACTTGTATGTGGTGGGAGGGTCCATTCCACGGCGCATGTGGAAGTGCAATAATGCCACCGTTGACTGGGAGTGGTGTGCACCTTTGCCCCGGGATAGGCTGCAGCACACCTTGGTGTCTGTGCCTGGGAAAGATGCCATATATTCACTGGGTGGCAAGACACTGCAGGATACCCTCTCCAATGCAGTCATCTATTATCGGGTAGGTGATAATGTGTGGACAGAGACAACCCAGCTAGAGGTGGCTGTATCAGGGGCCGCTGGTGCCAACCTCAATGGAATCATCTACCTACTGGGGGGTGAGGAGAATGACCTGGACTTCTTTACTAAACCTTCCCGACTTATCCAGTGTTTTGACACAGAGACAGATAAGTGCCATGTGAAGCCCTATGTGCTGCCCTTTGCAGGCCGCATGCACGCAGCTGTACATAAGGATCTCGTATTCATTGTAGCTGAAGGGGACTCCCTGGTGTGCTATAATCCCCTGTTAGACAGCTTCACCAGGCTTTGCCTTCCCGAGGCCTGGAGCTCTGCCCCATCCCTCTGGAAGATCGCCAGCTGTAACGGGAGCATCTATGTCTTCCGGGACCGGTATAAGAAGGGGGATGCTAACACCTACAAGCTCGACCCTGCCACTTCAGCTGTGACTGTTACAAGAGGCATTAAGGTGCTGCTTACCAATTTGCAGTTCGTTTTGGCCTAA
- the Kbtbd4 gene encoding kelch repeat and BTB domain-containing protein 4 isoform X1: protein MTVSSPNYSGWCCFADSWQREKLTTMESPEEPGASMDENYFVNYTFKDRSHSGRVAQGIMKLCLEEELFADVTISVEGREFQLHRLVLSAQSCFFRSMFTSNLKEAHNRVIVLQDVSESVFQLLVDYIYHGTVKLRADELQEIYEVSDMYQLTSLFEECSRFLARTVQVGNCLQVMWLADRHSDPELYTAAKHCAKTHLAQLQSTEEFLHLPHHLLTDIISDGVPCSQNPTEAIEAWINFNKEEREAFAESLRTNLKEIGENVHIYLIGKESSRTHSLAVSLHCAEDDSISVSGQNSLCHQITAACKHGGDLYVVGGSIPRRMWKCNNATVDWEWCAPLPRDRLQHTLVSVPGKDAIYSLGGKTLQDTLSNAVIYYRVGDNVWTETTQLEVAVSGAAGANLNGIIYLLGGEENDLDFFTKPSRLIQCFDTETDKCHVKPYVLPFAGRMHAAVHKDLVFIVAEGDSLVCYNPLLDSFTRLCLPEAWSSAPSLWKIASCNGSIYVFRDRYKKGDANTYKLDPATSAVTVTRGIKVLLTNLQFVLA, encoded by the exons ATGACTGTGAGTTCCCCAAATTACTCAGGGTGGTGTTGCTTTGCAGACAGCTGGCAGAGAGAGAAGTTGACTACTATGGAATCACCAGAGGAGCCTGGAGCATCCATGGATGAGAACTACTTTGTGAACTACACTTTCAAAGATCGGTCCCACTCAGGCCGAGTAGCTCAGGGCATCATGAAACTGTGTCTAGAGGAGGAGCTCTTTGCTGATGTAACCATATCAGTGGAAGGCCGGGAGTTTCAGCTTCACCGGCTGGTGCTCTCAGCTCAGAGCTGCTTCTTCCGGTCCATGTTCACTTCAAACCTGAAGGAGGCCCACAACAGGGTGATTGTGCTTCAGGATGTCAGTGAGTCTGTTTTCCAGCTCCTGGTTGATTATATCTACCATGGGACTGTGAAACTTCGAGCTGATGAGCTGCAGGAAATTTATGAAGTGTCAGACATGTATCAGCTGACATCTCTCTTTGAGGAATGTTCTCGGTTTTTGGCTCGCACAGTACAAGTGGGAAACTGCCTTCAGGTGATGTGGCTGGCAGACAGACACAGTGATCCTGAGCTTTACACTGCTGCCAAGCACTGTGCCAAGACCCATCTGGCCCAGCTGCAGAGCACAGAGGAATTTCTCCACTTGCCCCACCACCTGCTCACCGACATCATCTCTG ATGGAGTTCCATGTTCCCAAAACCCCACAGAAGCAATAGAAGCTTGGATCaattttaataaagaagaaagagaggcttTTGCAGAGTCACTCAGGACTAACCTGAAG GAAATTGGAGAGAATGTGCACATTTACCTTATTGGGAAAGAGTCATCTCGTACCCACTCATTGGCTGTGTCCTTGCACTGTGCAGAAGATGACTCCATCAGTGTAAGTGGCCAAAACAGCTTGTGCCACCAGATCACTGCCGCCTGCAAGCATGGTGGAGACTTGTATGTGGTGGGAGGGTCCATTCCACGGCGCATGTGGAAGTGCAATAATGCCACCGTTGACTGGGAGTGGTGTGCACCTTTGCCCCGGGATAGGCTGCAGCACACCTTGGTGTCTGTGCCTGGGAAAGATGCCATATATTCACTGGGTGGCAAGACACTGCAGGATACCCTCTCCAATGCAGTCATCTATTATCGGGTAGGTGATAATGTGTGGACAGAGACAACCCAGCTAGAGGTGGCTGTATCAGGGGCCGCTGGTGCCAACCTCAATGGAATCATCTACCTACTGGGGGGTGAGGAGAATGACCTGGACTTCTTTACTAAACCTTCCCGACTTATCCAGTGTTTTGACACAGAGACAGATAAGTGCCATGTGAAGCCCTATGTGCTGCCCTTTGCAGGCCGCATGCACGCAGCTGTACATAAGGATCTCGTATTCATTGTAGCTGAAGGGGACTCCCTGGTGTGCTATAATCCCCTGTTAGACAGCTTCACCAGGCTTTGCCTTCCCGAGGCCTGGAGCTCTGCCCCATCCCTCTGGAAGATCGCCAGCTGTAACGGGAGCATCTATGTCTTCCGGGACCGGTATAAGAAGGGGGATGCTAACACCTACAAGCTCGACCCTGCCACTTCAGCTGTGACTGTTACAAGAGGCATTAAGGTGCTGCTTACCAATTTGCAGTTCGTTTTGGCCTAA